In one window of Gadus chalcogrammus isolate NIFS_2021 chromosome 12, NIFS_Gcha_1.0, whole genome shotgun sequence DNA:
- the LOC130393346 gene encoding putative nuclease HARBI1 yields the protein MKMEFHQLAGFPNVIGCIDGTQVPILAPSINEADYVNRKGYHSINVQMICDASHMITNVEAKWPGSVHDARMYRESNLSRKFQEGQFDGWILGDRGYPCLPTLITPYPNPAPGPQTTLNRAHSRTRVKIENTFGILKSRFQCLRGLRVCPERACDIIVACAVLHNIATLRKEMPPPFDPFLEEEHIPQMDSRAGQRMREHICQNHFN from the exons ATGAAAATGGAGTTTCACCAACTTGCAG GATTTCCAAATGTAATTGGGTGCATTGATGGCACACAAGTGCCCATACTGGCCCCATCTATAAATGAGGCAGATTATGTGAACAGGAAAGGCTATCACAGTATAAATGTTCAG ATGATATGTGATGCTTCCCACATGATCACCAATGTAGAGGCAAAATGGCCTGGTTCAGTCCACGATGCAAGGATGTATCGTGAATCCAATTTGAGCCGTAAATTTCAAGAGG GGCAATTCGATGGGTGGATCCTAGGAGATCGAGGGTATCCATGCCTCCCGACGCTCATCACCCCGTACCCTAATCCCGCTCCTGGACCACAGACTACATTAAACCGGGCACACAGCAGAACCCGCGTTAAGATTGAAAACACATTCGGGATATTGAAGTCCAGATTTCAATGCCTACGTGGACTAAGGGTTTGTCCGGAACGGGCATGCGACATTATTGTTGCATGCGCCGTCCTCCACAATATCGCCACCCTGCGCAAAGAGATGCCTCCCCCCTTTGACCCGTTCCTCGAGGAGGAACACATTCCCCAAATGGATTCAAGGGCTGGACAAAGGATGCGGGAACACATTTGCCAAAATcacttcaattaa